The Skermanella pratensis genome has a window encoding:
- a CDS encoding MFS transporter produces MLPIVRSISSLLTAVALLMLGSGMLSTLVGVRLTATGVGPVAIGFVMAAYYAGLTAGSLFGYRVIAKVGHIRAFAAFASVFSAATLGHALYLSLPLWAVLRLAEGFCMAGLFMCIESWLNDRATSRTRGQMLSLYMITLYGAMAVGQQLLNLDDPTGMLRFIAISMLTSLALVPVALTRKAPPLLPDIASFGIRRLYEASPLGIFGTFVSGIVTGAIYGLAPVYGTQQGFGTAGTALFMTVIILGGVALQWPLGKLSDVFDRRSVIIALSAATAAASVGMITASEMGGDLMLMLVAALFGGLSFTLYPVCVAHTNDHIDKAELVQASGGLILSYSVGATLGPLAGSAAMSVLGGPGLFAFTGAGAAAAVVFGLYRTVKRAAPPSEAQGPFRSLPRTTPVAAPLDPRGEDEPQLSLDLPESPPGGRHAAE; encoded by the coding sequence ATGCTGCCGATCGTCCGTTCCATCTCCTCCCTGCTGACCGCCGTGGCCCTGCTGATGCTGGGCAGCGGAATGCTCAGCACGCTGGTCGGCGTCCGGCTGACGGCGACCGGGGTCGGGCCGGTGGCGATCGGGTTCGTGATGGCGGCCTATTACGCCGGGCTGACGGCGGGGTCGCTGTTCGGCTACCGGGTCATCGCCAAGGTCGGGCATATCCGGGCCTTCGCGGCTTTCGCGTCGGTATTCTCCGCCGCGACCCTCGGGCATGCGCTCTATCTCAGCCTGCCGCTGTGGGCGGTGTTGAGGCTGGCCGAGGGCTTCTGCATGGCCGGCCTGTTCATGTGCATCGAGAGCTGGCTGAACGACCGGGCGACCAGCCGGACGCGCGGGCAGATGCTGTCGCTCTACATGATCACGCTGTACGGCGCCATGGCGGTCGGGCAGCAGCTGCTCAACCTGGACGACCCGACGGGCATGCTGCGCTTCATCGCGATCTCGATGCTGACCTCGCTGGCGCTGGTGCCGGTCGCGCTGACCCGCAAGGCGCCGCCCCTGCTGCCCGACATCGCCTCCTTCGGCATCCGGCGGCTCTACGAGGCGTCGCCGCTGGGGATCTTCGGGACCTTCGTCAGCGGCATCGTGACCGGCGCCATCTACGGCCTGGCGCCGGTCTACGGCACCCAGCAGGGATTCGGGACCGCCGGCACCGCGCTGTTCATGACCGTGATCATCCTGGGCGGCGTCGCGCTGCAATGGCCGCTGGGCAAGCTGTCGGACGTGTTCGACCGCCGCTCCGTGATCATCGCCCTGTCGGCGGCCACGGCGGCGGCCAGCGTGGGCATGATCACGGCGTCGGAAATGGGCGGCGACCTGATGCTGATGCTGGTGGCGGCCCTGTTCGGCGGGCTGTCCTTCACGCTGTATCCCGTCTGCGTCGCCCACACCAACGACCATATCGACAAGGCGGAGCTGGTGCAGGCCAGCGGCGGCCTGATCCTGTCCTATTCGGTCGGCGCCACGCTTGGACCGCTGGCCGGCTCCGCGGCCATGTCTGTGCTGGGCGGGCCGGGTCTGTTCGCCTTCACGGGTGCCGGCGCCGCGGCGGCCGTGGTGTTCGGCCTCTACCGGACCGTCAAGCGCGCCGCTCCGCCGTCGGAGGCGCAGGGGCCGTTCCGAAGCCTGCCGCGGACCACGCCGGTGGCGGCACCCCTGGACCCGCGGGGCGAGGACGAACCGCAGCTCTCCCTGGACCTGCCGGAGAGCCCGCCGGGCGGGCGGCATGCCGCGGAATGA
- a CDS encoding branched-chain amino acid aminotransferase: MAGSALTFFKGQWLEGNPGIIGPMSHCMWLSSVVFDGARAFEGVAPDLDRHCERLIASGHALGLAPMLTAGEIQELAIDGIGRFPPGIALYIRPMFFAEEGWVMPDPASTAFALTIHESPMPPVAGFTACLSTKRRPLPGTAPTDAKASALYPNAGLALREAQGRGFDNAILLDPLGNVAEFATANLFIAKDGAAHTPVCNGTFLNGITRQRVAQLLRDAGVAVYERTITWTELMDADEVFSTGNYSKVVPVTRVEDRHFEPGAVFKRARGLYWDFAHR, translated from the coding sequence ATGGCGGGCAGCGCGCTCACCTTTTTCAAGGGACAGTGGCTCGAAGGCAACCCGGGGATCATCGGTCCGATGAGCCACTGCATGTGGCTGTCGTCGGTGGTGTTCGACGGCGCCCGCGCGTTCGAGGGCGTGGCGCCCGACCTGGACCGCCACTGCGAGCGGCTGATCGCCTCCGGGCACGCCCTGGGACTGGCGCCCATGCTGACGGCCGGCGAGATCCAGGAACTGGCGATCGACGGCATCGGCCGGTTCCCGCCCGGCATCGCGCTCTATATCCGACCGATGTTCTTCGCCGAGGAAGGCTGGGTGATGCCCGACCCGGCGAGCACCGCCTTCGCGCTGACCATCCATGAGTCGCCGATGCCCCCGGTCGCCGGGTTCACCGCCTGCCTGTCGACCAAGCGGCGCCCCCTGCCCGGCACCGCCCCGACCGATGCCAAGGCATCCGCCCTCTATCCCAACGCCGGCCTGGCGCTTCGCGAGGCTCAGGGCCGCGGCTTCGACAACGCGATCCTGCTGGACCCGCTGGGCAACGTGGCGGAGTTCGCGACCGCCAACCTGTTCATCGCCAAGGACGGAGCCGCCCACACGCCGGTGTGCAACGGCACTTTCCTGAACGGCATCACGCGCCAGCGGGTGGCGCAGCTGCTGCGCGACGCCGGCGTCGCGGTGTACGAGCGCACGATCACCTGGACCGAGCTGATGGACGCCGACGAGGTGTTCTCCACCGGCAACTATTCCAAGGTCGTCCCGGTCACCCGGGTCGAGGACAGGCATTTCGAGCCCGGCGCGGTGTTCAAGCGCGCCCGCGGCCTCTACTGGGACTTCGCGCACCGGTGA
- a CDS encoding bifunctional GNAT family N-acetyltransferase/class I SAM-dependent methyltransferase translates to MSGTDTAPMVRDGRDGDAEQLIRLMRDVFSEYPGCVLDVDGEEPDLRAIATAYAGYGGRFWIAEDPSDGRIVGMVGGRPLGSAGGHWELKKLYVDRGARGTGLGTRLVKLVEAEAARRGAPMLELWSDTRFHDAHRLYQRLGYRRGTELRELHDLSNSVEYHFSKPVAVSKETRSLVRILEHHGITVVLDVGANVGQYATRLRHGGYDGRIVSFEPLPEARTALARAAAGDPSWQIAPQDALGATEAEVTLNVSAESDMSSTLPFRPEMGALLDSAAYTGSVTVPLTRLDRVFDEHVASGDRCFLKIDTQGTESAVLEGAAGRLDRISCIQLELSVVPVYQGERGYLEMIDALAGLGFQPALFIPGYFNRRTARMISMDGVFVRISE, encoded by the coding sequence GTGAGCGGCACCGACACGGCCCCCATGGTGCGCGACGGCCGGGACGGCGACGCGGAACAGCTGATCCGGCTGATGCGCGACGTGTTCTCCGAGTATCCCGGCTGCGTGCTCGACGTCGACGGGGAGGAGCCCGACCTGCGCGCCATCGCGACGGCCTATGCCGGGTACGGCGGCCGGTTCTGGATCGCCGAGGACCCTTCGGACGGCCGCATCGTCGGCATGGTCGGCGGCCGGCCGCTGGGCTCGGCCGGCGGGCATTGGGAGCTGAAGAAGCTCTATGTCGATCGCGGTGCCCGGGGCACCGGTCTGGGCACCCGCCTGGTGAAGCTGGTGGAAGCCGAGGCCGCGCGCCGGGGCGCGCCCATGCTGGAGCTGTGGAGCGATACGCGCTTCCATGACGCCCATCGCCTCTACCAGCGCCTGGGATACCGGCGCGGGACGGAGCTGCGCGAGCTGCACGACCTCAGCAACAGCGTCGAGTATCATTTTTCCAAGCCGGTCGCCGTGAGCAAGGAGACCCGATCGCTGGTCCGCATCCTGGAGCACCACGGGATCACCGTGGTGCTGGACGTCGGGGCCAATGTCGGCCAGTACGCGACGCGGCTTCGGCACGGCGGCTATGACGGCAGGATCGTCTCGTTCGAGCCGCTGCCGGAGGCGAGGACCGCCCTCGCCCGGGCCGCCGCGGGAGACCCGTCGTGGCAGATAGCGCCGCAGGATGCGCTCGGCGCCACGGAGGCAGAGGTCACGCTCAACGTCTCGGCGGAGTCGGACATGAGCTCGACCCTGCCGTTCCGGCCGGAGATGGGCGCCCTGCTCGACAGCGCCGCCTATACCGGGTCGGTCACCGTTCCGCTCACGCGGCTCGACCGGGTGTTCGACGAGCATGTGGCGTCCGGCGACCGCTGCTTCCTGAAGATCGACACACAGGGCACTGAATCGGCCGTCCTGGAGGGTGCGGCCGGCCGGCTGGACCGGATATCCTGCATCCAGCTGGAGCTGTCGGTCGTGCCGGTCTATCAGGGAGAACGGGGCTATCTGGAGATGATCGACGCCCTGGCCGGGCTGGGGTTCCAGCCGGCGCTCTTCATCCCTGGCTATTTCAACCGCCGCACGGCACGAATGATATCCATGGACGGGGTGTTTGTACGTATATCCGAGTAA
- a CDS encoding response regulator: MTTILIIDDSQLARNMVSGMVRGARPEWQIVTAKNADDALEKVNEVTPDVAIVDFNMPGMDGLNLSCELHSRFPELDISILTANVQDSIRRKVTDKGFRFVEKPITPDKMRDLLASIP, encoded by the coding sequence ATGACCACGATCCTGATCATCGACGACAGCCAGCTTGCCCGCAACATGGTATCGGGCATGGTCCGCGGCGCGCGGCCGGAATGGCAGATCGTCACCGCGAAGAACGCGGACGACGCCTTGGAGAAGGTCAACGAAGTCACGCCGGATGTCGCGATCGTCGACTTCAACATGCCCGGCATGGACGGGCTTAACCTGTCCTGCGAATTGCACAGCCGCTTTCCCGAGCTGGACATCAGCATCCTGACCGCCAATGTCCAGGACAGCATCCGCCGCAAGGTGACCGACAAGGGGTTCCGCTTCGTCGAGAAGCCGATCACGCCGGACAAGATGCGCGACCTCCTGGCATCGATTCCGTGA
- a CDS encoding chemotaxis protein CheC — MQLTEAESDAIIELFNLGMGRAAGALGQMVDAEVALSVPSLDIVRRTDAPDQLGCPAGQRICAVRQTFAGPFDGQAMLIFPEGSSLELVRRLLPDSPPLGDMTDLEEEALTEVGNVILNHCLASFANLLHSEIRTEIPVYQIGRPEEIIGTATGTTASTYVLIIRVDFGLFAKRIEGHVLFLQDIASIQAFQAAIRAFLASMDA, encoded by the coding sequence ATGCAGCTGACGGAAGCGGAAAGCGACGCGATCATCGAATTGTTCAATCTCGGCATGGGCAGGGCCGCCGGCGCGCTGGGGCAGATGGTCGATGCCGAGGTGGCCCTCTCCGTGCCGAGCCTGGACATCGTCCGCCGCACCGATGCCCCCGACCAGCTCGGCTGCCCCGCCGGGCAACGGATCTGCGCGGTCCGGCAGACGTTCGCCGGGCCGTTCGACGGCCAGGCCATGCTGATCTTCCCCGAAGGCAGCAGCCTGGAGCTGGTCCGCCGCCTGCTGCCCGACAGCCCGCCGCTGGGCGACATGACCGACCTGGAGGAGGAAGCGCTGACCGAGGTCGGGAACGTGATCCTCAACCACTGCCTCGCCAGCTTCGCCAACCTGCTGCATTCGGAGATCAGGACAGAGATCCCGGTCTATCAGATCGGCCGGCCGGAGGAGATCATCGGGACGGCGACCGGCACGACGGCCAGCACCTATGTGCTGATCATCCGCGTCGATTTCGGCCTGTTCGCCAAACGGATCGAGGGGCATGTCCTTTTCCTCCAGGATATCGCGTCGATCCAGGCATTCCAGGCCGCCATCCGCGCCTTCCTGGCCAGCATGGACGCCTGA
- a CDS encoding ATP-binding protein — MSIPPGLSDLIVHNSDIGLLVIDRDERVVVWNRWLAVHSGIAEATALGAPLTGLWPVIAGSRAHMAIREALEHGRAGFISHAFNPMPFPLHGLAGDRFGDPIDQLVLVRALDSEDGERRCLIQIENISSAVRREKHLRGQIRELQETKTRLEQQGRDLEEMARRLRTARDEAERANRAKSEFLANMSHELRTPLNAIIGFSEMLESGYGGSLSERQASYTRDIHESGQHLLQIINNVLDMSKVEAGQYQLFETAVDIREVARTALSIVGGQARDRGLSLEMDMAADLPMVMADERTLRQVLLNLLSNAVKFTHSGGRITLAGTVTANGDVEVHVGDTGIGIPPESLDLVMEPFQQANGSFSREYEGTGLGLTISKNFIELHGGRLSIASEVGVGTSVTVLLPKFRVLSDAGE, encoded by the coding sequence ATGTCGATCCCCCCGGGCCTGTCCGACCTGATCGTCCACAACAGCGATATCGGCCTCCTCGTCATCGACCGGGACGAGCGCGTGGTGGTCTGGAACAGGTGGCTGGCCGTCCACTCCGGCATTGCAGAGGCGACGGCGCTCGGCGCCCCCTTGACCGGATTATGGCCGGTGATAGCGGGATCGCGTGCCCACATGGCCATTCGGGAAGCGCTTGAGCATGGCAGGGCCGGTTTCATTTCCCACGCCTTCAACCCCATGCCCTTCCCGCTGCACGGTCTGGCAGGCGATCGTTTCGGCGACCCGATCGACCAGCTCGTGCTGGTGCGGGCGCTGGATTCCGAGGACGGCGAGCGGCGCTGCCTGATCCAGATCGAGAACATCTCCAGCGCGGTCCGCCGCGAGAAGCACCTGCGCGGCCAGATCCGCGAACTCCAGGAGACCAAGACCCGTCTGGAGCAGCAGGGCCGCGACCTGGAGGAGATGGCCCGGCGGCTGCGCACGGCGCGCGACGAGGCGGAACGCGCCAACCGCGCCAAGTCGGAGTTCCTGGCCAACATGAGCCATGAGCTGCGCACGCCGCTGAACGCCATCATCGGCTTCTCGGAAATGCTGGAGTCCGGCTATGGCGGCTCGCTGAGCGAACGGCAGGCCAGCTACACGCGGGACATCCACGAGAGCGGACAGCACCTGCTGCAGATCATCAACAATGTGCTCGACATGTCGAAGGTCGAGGCCGGGCAGTACCAGCTTTTCGAAACGGCGGTGGACATCCGCGAGGTCGCCCGCACCGCGCTGTCCATCGTCGGCGGGCAGGCCCGCGACCGCGGCCTGTCGCTGGAGATGGATATGGCCGCCGATCTGCCGATGGTGATGGCCGACGAGCGGACCCTGCGGCAGGTGCTGCTGAACCTGCTGTCGAACGCCGTGAAGTTCACCCATTCCGGCGGCAGGATCACCTTGGCGGGTACAGTGACCGCCAACGGCGATGTCGAGGTGCATGTGGGCGACACCGGCATCGGCATCCCGCCGGAATCGCTGGACTTGGTGATGGAGCCGTTCCAGCAGGCCAACGGCAGCTTCAGCCGCGAGTATGAAGGGACGGGGCTGGGACTGACCATCAGCAAGAACTTCATCGAGCTTCACGGCGGCCGCCTGTCGATCGCCAGCGAGGTCGGTGTCGGCACGTCGGTGACCGTGCTGCTGCCGAAGTTCAGGGTGCTGAGCGACGCGGGTGAGTGA
- a CDS encoding type II toxin-antitoxin system prevent-host-death family antitoxin encodes MIGAGVRFRSDPCIDLLRRAMMSYCSIIAEGGWTMGRMITSRESDRHPGSAKKAAEEGPVIVTDRGEPAFVLLTYEAFRRLSGDVNPSLVDLLRQEDGDFDFEPPSLTGDVARPLELD; translated from the coding sequence ATGATCGGCGCCGGCGTCCGCTTCCGGTCGGATCCGTGCATCGACCTTCTTCGACGGGCGATGATGTCGTATTGTAGCATCATTGCCGAAGGGGGCTGGACTATGGGCCGGATGATCACCAGCCGGGAGTCCGATCGGCACCCCGGCAGTGCCAAGAAGGCGGCAGAGGAAGGCCCCGTGATCGTCACCGACCGTGGCGAACCGGCATTCGTGCTGCTGACATATGAGGCATTTCGCCGGCTGTCCGGGGACGTCAACCCGTCGCTTGTTGATCTGCTCCGTCAGGAAGACGGCGATTTCGATTTCGAACCGCCGAGCCTCACAGGCGATGTCGCGCGCCCGCTCGAACTCGACTGA
- a CDS encoding xanthine dehydrogenase family protein molybdopterin-binding subunit yields the protein MLRNFAIDPRTSRRRFLQGSAAAAAGLTIGFHWSVGPRVASAASNGGSFAPNAFVRIGTDNTVTVLSKHLEMGQGVYTGLATLVAEELDADWSQVRVEGAPADASLYNNLAFGPVQGTGGSSSIANSYEQLRRAGATARALLVEAAAREWKVERAEVTVEKGVVSHAASSRSATFGDLAAKAAGLPVPADAPLKDPSRFTLIGTSVPRVDTRSKSNGTAQFALDVVLPGMVTAVIARPPVFGANVKSVDDAKALAIPGVVKVVRVPSGVAVVATNFWAASKGREALAIEWDESRAETRGTAELMAEYKARAGKPGAPARVEGDAAKALAGAAKTVTASFEFPYLAHAPMEPLDCVVRLDASGCEIWAGDQFQTIDQGNAAAAAGLKPEQVRINTLVAGGSFGRRANAASDYIVEAVHVAKALDRGTPVKLVWTREDDIRGGRYRPMYYHTLTAGLDASGTPVAWRHRIVGQSIIGGTPFAPVLIKDGVDGTSVEGASNLPYDIPNMLVDLHTTEVGVPVLWWRAVGSTHTAYSTEVFIDELASAAGKDPVDFRRALLAKHPRHMGVLNLAAEKAGWGTPLPQGKARGVAVHESFSTYVAQVAEVTMQPDGSVKVDRVVCAVDCGLAINPDVIRAQMEGGIGFGLGGVMYGEVTLDKGRVEQSNFHDYRVLRIEEMPAVEVHIVPSAAAPTGVGEPGVPPVGPAVANAVFAATGRRIRNLPFTRDMNV from the coding sequence ATGCTCAGGAATTTCGCGATCGACCCGAGAACCAGCCGGCGCCGGTTCCTTCAGGGCAGCGCCGCCGCGGCGGCCGGCCTGACCATCGGCTTCCACTGGAGCGTCGGGCCGAGAGTCGCGTCCGCGGCCTCGAACGGCGGGAGCTTCGCCCCCAACGCTTTCGTGCGCATCGGCACCGACAACACCGTCACCGTGCTGTCCAAGCATCTGGAGATGGGGCAGGGCGTCTATACCGGCTTGGCAACCCTCGTCGCCGAGGAGCTTGACGCCGACTGGTCGCAGGTCCGCGTCGAAGGCGCGCCGGCCGATGCCTCGCTCTACAACAACCTGGCGTTCGGCCCGGTCCAGGGCACCGGCGGCAGTTCGTCCATCGCCAACTCATACGAACAGCTTCGCAGGGCCGGCGCCACCGCCCGCGCCCTGCTGGTCGAGGCGGCTGCGCGGGAGTGGAAGGTGGAACGCGCCGAGGTCACGGTCGAGAAGGGCGTCGTCTCCCACGCCGCGTCGAGCAGGTCGGCGACCTTCGGCGATCTGGCGGCCAAGGCGGCGGGCCTGCCGGTACCGGCCGACGCGCCGCTGAAGGACCCGTCCAGGTTCACCCTGATCGGCACGTCGGTACCGCGCGTCGATACCCGGTCGAAGTCGAACGGCACGGCGCAGTTCGCCCTGGACGTGGTTCTGCCCGGCATGGTAACCGCCGTGATCGCCCGCCCGCCGGTGTTCGGCGCCAACGTCAAGTCCGTGGACGACGCGAAGGCGCTGGCGATCCCCGGCGTGGTCAAGGTCGTACGGGTCCCTTCCGGCGTGGCGGTCGTAGCCACGAATTTCTGGGCCGCCTCCAAGGGCCGCGAGGCCCTGGCGATCGAATGGGACGAGTCCCGGGCCGAGACCCGCGGCACGGCCGAACTGATGGCGGAGTACAAGGCGCGGGCCGGGAAGCCGGGCGCCCCGGCCCGCGTCGAAGGCGACGCCGCCAAGGCGCTCGCGGGCGCCGCGAAGACGGTGACGGCCTCCTTCGAATTCCCTTACCTGGCCCATGCCCCGATGGAGCCGCTGGACTGCGTCGTCCGGCTTGACGCGTCCGGATGCGAGATCTGGGCAGGCGACCAGTTCCAGACGATCGATCAGGGCAACGCCGCGGCGGCGGCCGGGCTCAAGCCCGAGCAGGTCAGGATAAACACGCTGGTGGCCGGCGGCAGCTTCGGACGCCGGGCCAACGCCGCCTCGGACTACATCGTGGAGGCGGTCCATGTGGCCAAGGCGCTGGACCGGGGAACGCCGGTCAAGCTGGTCTGGACGCGGGAGGACGACATCCGCGGCGGCCGGTACCGGCCCATGTATTACCACACCCTGACCGCCGGCCTGGATGCGAGCGGAACGCCCGTCGCGTGGCGGCACCGGATCGTCGGCCAGTCCATCATCGGCGGCACGCCCTTCGCCCCGGTGCTGATCAAGGACGGCGTGGACGGGACATCGGTCGAGGGTGCCTCGAACCTGCCCTACGACATCCCCAACATGCTGGTGGACCTGCACACGACGGAGGTCGGCGTGCCGGTTCTGTGGTGGCGGGCCGTCGGCAGCACCCACACCGCCTATTCGACGGAGGTCTTCATCGACGAACTGGCGAGTGCCGCCGGCAAGGACCCCGTCGATTTCCGCCGCGCGCTGCTGGCCAAGCACCCTCGGCACATGGGCGTGCTCAACCTGGCGGCGGAGAAGGCCGGCTGGGGCACGCCGCTGCCGCAGGGCAAGGCGCGCGGCGTCGCGGTCCACGAATCCTTCTCGACATATGTCGCTCAGGTGGCCGAAGTCACCATGCAGCCGGACGGGTCGGTCAAGGTGGACCGGGTGGTCTGCGCGGTGGACTGCGGCCTCGCCATCAATCCCGACGTGATCCGGGCTCAGATGGAAGGGGGCATCGGCTTCGGCCTGGGCGGCGTGATGTACGGGGAGGTGACGCTGGACAAGGGCAGGGTGGAGCAGTCCAACTTCCACGACTACCGGGTGCTCCGCATCGAGGAGATGCCGGCCGTGGAGGTCCACATCGTCCCATCGGCCGCGGCACCCACCGGCGTCGGCGAGCCGGGTGTGCCACCCGTCGGCCCGGCCGTCGCCAACGCCGTGTTCGCCGCCACGGGCCGGCGCATCCGGAACCTGCCGTTCACCCGCGATATGAACGTGTAA
- a CDS encoding (2Fe-2S)-binding protein — protein sequence MAVSFTLNGKPVTLDVDPEMPLLWAIRDFAGLTGTKFGCGMAQCGACTVHVEGQPARSCSLAAGDVGGQSVTTIEGISGKAATAVQAAWERFEVPQCGYCQSGQIMSAVALLEQTPKPSDDDINAAMSGNICRCATYVRIRAAIHDASGKMEG from the coding sequence ATGGCGGTTTCGTTTACTTTGAATGGCAAGCCGGTCACCTTGGACGTCGATCCGGAGATGCCCCTGCTATGGGCGATCCGGGATTTCGCCGGCCTGACGGGAACCAAGTTCGGCTGCGGCATGGCCCAGTGCGGCGCCTGCACGGTGCATGTGGAAGGCCAGCCGGCCCGGTCGTGCTCCCTGGCGGCCGGCGATGTCGGCGGCCAGTCGGTTACCACCATAGAAGGCATCTCGGGCAAGGCGGCGACCGCGGTCCAAGCCGCCTGGGAACGGTTCGAGGTGCCGCAATGCGGCTATTGCCAGTCCGGCCAGATCATGTCTGCGGTGGCCCTGCTGGAGCAGACGCCCAAGCCGAGCGACGACGACATCAATGCCGCGATGAGCGGCAACATCTGTCGCTGCGCGACATATGTGCGCATCCGCGCCGCGATCCATGACGCTTCCGGCAAGATGGAGGGCTGA
- a CDS encoding YihY family inner membrane protein, which translates to MQFQLGRTSERVKALPSRLRDFASFMQHLFKRYFEDDCLTTSAALTYTSLLAVVPLMTIGFAIFRAFPAYEMLQQQAQTLILRNLVPEVGDAIQDTIIQFAGNAGQLTAFGIVGLAITSVMLFWTIEGSFSAIWRVSEPRSLITRLLAFWAILTLTPLLFGASLSFSSYLLATFQFNTEAEIIRTWRLMLPGLFEWIGFTLIYLLIPNRAVRWQDAVLGAFIAAVLLEVSKGLFGWYITQFPAYRTIYGALSSIPIFLLWLYIAWSTVLIGAEVAAALPEWRAGKITKIGPEGLLPAQRVAVALAVLAELLRASHLGVGMRRRTLIGRVPVGAAVIDGMLEQLRQSHWVARTSQGAWVTTRDLSSSTLHDLLKGLGIGLRGTVRGVGALDAPWQERCAKLLEAADEAEKDLLCIPIKDLLCPPHESADFLSYSHSRRRAGE; encoded by the coding sequence ATGCAGTTCCAGCTCGGCCGGACTTCGGAAAGGGTCAAGGCGTTGCCGTCAAGGCTGCGCGACTTCGCCAGCTTCATGCAGCACCTGTTCAAGCGCTATTTCGAGGACGACTGCCTGACAACCTCGGCGGCGCTGACCTATACGTCGCTGCTGGCCGTGGTGCCGCTGATGACCATCGGCTTCGCGATCTTCCGGGCCTTTCCCGCCTACGAGATGCTCCAGCAGCAGGCGCAGACCCTGATCCTGCGCAACCTGGTGCCGGAGGTCGGCGACGCCATCCAGGACACGATCATCCAGTTCGCCGGCAACGCCGGACAGCTCACGGCCTTCGGCATCGTCGGCCTGGCGATCACTTCCGTGATGCTGTTCTGGACGATCGAGGGTTCCTTCAGCGCGATCTGGCGGGTGTCGGAGCCGCGCTCGCTGATCACGCGCCTTCTGGCCTTCTGGGCGATCCTGACGCTGACGCCCCTGCTGTTCGGCGCCAGCCTGTCGTTCTCCAGCTACCTGCTGGCGACGTTCCAGTTCAACACCGAGGCCGAGATCATCCGGACATGGCGGCTGATGCTGCCGGGACTGTTCGAGTGGATCGGGTTCACGCTGATCTACCTGCTGATCCCCAACCGCGCGGTCCGCTGGCAGGACGCCGTCCTGGGAGCCTTCATCGCGGCGGTCCTGCTGGAAGTCTCCAAAGGCCTGTTCGGCTGGTACATCACCCAGTTCCCGGCCTACCGCACCATCTACGGCGCCCTGTCGAGCATCCCGATCTTCCTGCTCTGGCTCTATATCGCCTGGTCCACCGTTCTGATCGGCGCGGAGGTCGCGGCAGCCCTGCCGGAATGGCGGGCCGGCAAGATCACCAAGATCGGTCCCGAGGGGCTGCTGCCGGCGCAGCGGGTCGCGGTGGCGCTGGCCGTGCTGGCCGAACTGCTGCGCGCCAGCCATTTGGGGGTCGGCATGCGCCGCCGTACCCTGATCGGCCGGGTGCCGGTCGGCGCCGCCGTGATCGACGGCATGCTGGAGCAGCTCCGGCAGAGCCATTGGGTCGCCCGGACCAGCCAGGGCGCCTGGGTGACCACCCGCGACCTCAGTTCCTCGACCCTGCACGACCTGCTGAAGGGGCTTGGCATCGGTCTGCGCGGAACGGTCCGGGGCGTCGGCGCCCTGGACGCTCCCTGGCAGGAGCGGTGCGCCAAGCTGCTGGAGGCGGCGGACGAGGCGGAGAAGGACCTGCTTTGCATCCCGATCAAGGACCTGCTGTGCCCGCCCCACGAAAGCGCGGACTTCCTGAGCTACAGCCACAGCCGCCGCCGCGCCGGGGAGTGA